The Mugil cephalus isolate CIBA_MC_2020 chromosome 19, CIBA_Mcephalus_1.1, whole genome shotgun sequence genome has a window encoding:
- the tnca gene encoding tenascin isoform X3: MGQQSLLGCLLLIALLSLSNAGLVQKILRHRRQTLASPKEHNITLGSADHPVVFNHVYNINVPASSLCSVDLDAPDSTQLLPKDAPVPSGSDVTEHTLNGENQIVFTHRINIPRKACGCANDLPALKDLMSRLEMLEGEVSALRGQCSGDGNCCGAQVTGEVGTKPFCNGHGKYSTETCGCVCEPGWKGPNCTEPECPGDCQGQGRCVDGKCECFKGFTGEDCTIRVCPVDCGEHGRCVGGVCICMDGFFGQDCSKSKCPNNCQGRGRCVEGECVCDEPWTGYDCSELICPKDCYDRGRCINGTCHCDEGFTGEDCGELTCPNNCHGNGFCVDGQCVCNAGYSGEDCSQLTCLNDCNGRGTCFNGMCTCDPGYQGEDCSQLACPNNCNNRGQCINGQCACDVGFQGYDCAELSCPNDCLQRGRCVNGQCVCEEGFAGEDCSIRTCPSNCYGRGECVNGRCVCHAGFTGEDCVYLSCPNDCQGRGRCVDGQCVCDEGFTGEDCSQKACPNDCLGQGNCVDGKCVCHEGYSGDDCSVHACPDNCNNRGRCINGRCVCESGYEGESCAELSCMNNCQDRGRCVDGQCVCDEGYIGEDCSEVSPPKDLVVAEVTTDTVDLSWNNEMLVTEYLVTYVPNFPGGLQQEFTVEGDKNIATVKELEPGIEYLINVYAVLSNKKSIPVSARVATDLPQPEGLRFKSVRETSVEVMWDQLDIPFDGWEIYFRNTKEENGKVMSTLPPTQKSFVQSGLGPGQEYEVSINIVKNNTRGPQTSQTVTTKIDSPRQVEAKDVTASSALVSWTLPVAPTDRVTLIYMPTSDPSQENTVDISPPDKQYSVDGLKPDTEYTVSLISRTGDATSDPITTTFTTELDAPIGLQTASQTDTSITLEWTNTEADVGSYRVKYSPISGATHGEEVFPRGPGDTTQATITGLKPGTEYGIGVTAVKNERESLPATTNAATDLDPPVDFKVVDSTENSLTLRWQKPDAKVGGYRLEYVSRDGRTEEVEIPAGATSYVVPDLTPGTSYTMTLTAERGLKESTPVSLSASTADKPTSPDVLTLTIKDPLHPDSADVSSGSSGTEQPGDLTVNVTATSVSLAWSAPDGAFDSFLVELTAPSAGAQPHVTTVPGSVRRAEIEGLTPSTQYDITLQGLVEGKRSLPLRVFATTEALWPIALNLNLSDITWDGFTASWSPTVVDLDSFVLEVTNLDNLAERQNLTVSGDALSLDISGLNPNTSYLVGLYGMYQGSFLEPAYVTTTTAKQPVVGKLYISNLTSESFSIFWNGTDGQFDGFILEIIDSDWLMEPKEYNLSRNVNSHDVTGLRPSTDYVAYLYGTYKRSRTSAVSIVASTAEEPDLSKLVVSNITSDRFSLSWRTGEKAFDKFIVEVRESALPSQAMGRALPGVVRSTVMAGLKAGTTYDIKLYASSGGGQNTQPLFAVATTEDVPQLGPIAASSASPHNLSLSWSTVSGHFDGFVVRVSDSEQQSDTLEFRLNGEARDFTVSNLMDATGYDIELYGISHGRHTSSVLAHAATAPLPKVENLTISNITPYGFRVSWDVKQQKQDQQQQQQQQQQHQEEDLAPSSGGFSHFHIVVTDSGWLLEPQEFTVPGNESHLDIWGLITGIGYEVRLTGVSESGLLSRPLTTVAVTEAEPEVDHLFVSDVTHQGFRLSWAADEDLFDRFVIKIRDSKRLAHPREYSARGDERTTVVTGLMSGTEYEIEVYGVGPDQRSQPITGVAQTGLSNPRGLHFSEVTDSSAIVHWSMPHTPVDNYRITYVPFEGGSPMSVTVDGDVSEVLLPNMTPGKTYQVTVSAVKGLEESDPSTDTVTTALDRPQGLSAVNVTDSSALLLWQPSVATVDGYVITYSADSVSPVEERVSGNIVEFEMSSLVPATHYTVGVHAVKDAQKSSSAVIEFDTDVDPPRELTATNVQTDAATLTWRPPQAAATGYKLTFSSDSDGSFREVVLSPTASSYSMTRLTGSTQYKVRLQAIAGNQRSRYVSTAFTTIGQLYGRPRDCAQVLLNGETTSGLHTVYIAGEENQAVQVFCDMTTDGGGWMVFLRRQNGKLEFYRNWKNYTAGFGNMNDEFWLGLSNLHKITSSGHYELRVDLRDRGESAYAQYDRFTVAEPRTRYKVSIGAFSGTAGDSMTYHQGRPFSTYDNDNDIAVTNCAFSYKGAFWYKNCHRVNLMGKYGDNSHSKGINWFHWKGHEHSIEFAEMKIRPVNFRNFESRRKRS; this comes from the exons ATGGGTCAACAAAGCCTTCTGGGCTGCCTCCTCCTAATCGCTTTGCTCAGTTTATCCAACGCTGGGCTCGTGCAGAAAATCCTGCGCCACCGACGACAGACTCTGGCGTCTCCTAAAGAGCATAACATCACCCTCGGCAGCGCGGACCATCCTGTGGTTTTCAACCACGTCTATAACATTAACGTTCCAGCCAGTTCCCTGTGCTCTGTGGACCTGGACGCTCCAGACAGCACCCAGCTCCTTCCCAAAGACGCGCCCGTCCCCTCGGGCTCCGACGTCACCGAACACACGCTCAACGGGGAGAACCAGATCGTCTTCACCCACCGCATCAACATACCGCGGAAGGCCTGCGGTTGTGCCAATGACCTGCCCGCCCTGAAGGATCTCATGAGCCGGCTGGAGATGCTCGAGGGGGAAGTTTCGGCTTTGAGGGGTCAGTGCAGCGGTGACGGGAACTGCTGCGGTGCCCAGGTCACAG gtgAAGTGGGGACAAAACCGTTCTGCAACGGTCATGGAAAATACAGTACTGAAACTTGTGGCTGCGTATGCGAGCCTGGCTGGAAGGGCCCCAACTGCACTGAGCCCGAGTGTCCCGGTGACTGCCAGGGCCAAGGCCGCTGCGTGGACGGAAAATGTGAGTGCTTCAAGGGCTTCACCGGAGAAGACTGCACAATCCGGGTCTGTCCTGTGGACTGTGGAGAGCATGGCCGGTGTGTGGGCGGCGTTTGCATCTGCATGGATGGCTTCTTCGGACAGGACTGCTCAAAAAGCAAATGTCCCAACAACTGCCAAGGGCGTGGCCGGTGCGTGGAGGGCGAATGCGTGTGCGACGAGCCCTGGACCGGCTATGACTGCTCGGAGCTCATCTGCCCAAAAGATTGCTACGACCGTGGGCGCTGCATCAACGGCACCTGTCACTGTGACGAGGGGTTCACGGGGGAGGACTGTGGAGAGCTCACTTGCCCTAACAACTGCCACGGCAATGGTTTCTGTGTCGACGGCCAGTGTGTCTGCAACGCTGGCTACAGCGGAGAAGACTGCTCTCAGCTCACCTGCCTGAATGACTGCAACGGCAGGGGAACGTGCTTCAATGGGATGTGTACCTGCGACCCAGGCTACCAAGGTGAAGACTGCAGCCAGCTGGCATGCCCGAACAACTGCAACAACAGAGGCCAGTGCATAAATGGACAGTGCGCATGTGATGTTGGCTTCCAGGGGTATGATTGCGCCGAGCTCTCCTGTCCCAACGACTGCCTGCAGAGAGGCCGCTGTGTTAACGGCCAGTGTGTGTGCGAGGAAGGCTTCGCCGGCGAGGACTGCAGCATACGTACCTGCCCGTCAAACTGCTACGGCCGGGGGGAGTGCGTCAATGGGCGCTGTGTGTGCCACGCAGGCTTCACAGGTGAGGACTGCGTTTACCTGAGCTGCCCCAACGACTGCCAAGGCCGCGGGCGGTGCGTCGACGGGCAGTGCGTTTGTGACGAAGGGTTCACCGGAGAAGACTGCAGTCAGAAAGCTTGTCCCAACGACTGCCTGGGTCAGGGTAACTGCGTTGACGGCAAGTGTGTCTGTCACGAAGGCTACTCTGGGGACGACTGCTCTGTGCACGCATGCCCAGATAACTGCAACAACAGGGGGCGCTGCATCAACGGAAGGTGTGTTTGCGAGAGTGGATACGAAGGGGAAAGCTGCGCAGAGCTGAGTTGCATGAACAACTGCCAGGACAGAGGTCGCTGTGTGGACGGTCAGTGCGTATGTGACGAGGGATACATCGGGGAGGACTGCTCAGAGG TGTCTCCTCCGAAGGACCTCGTTGTTGCCGAGGTCACCACCGACACCGTGGACCTGTCCTGGAACAATGAGATGCTGGTCACAGAGTACCTAGTGACGTATGTACCCAACTTTCCTgggggtcttcaacaggagttCACAGTGGAGGGAGACAAAAACATTGCCACCGTTAAGGAACTTGAACCCGGTATCGAGTACCTGATAAATGTCTACGCTGTTTTAAGCAACAAGAAGAGCATCCCTGTCAGTGCGAGGGTGGCAACAG ATCTCCCACAGCCAGAGGGTTTGAGATTCAAATCAGTCAGAGAGACCTCAGTAGAGGTAATGTGGGACCAGCTGGACATCCCCTTTGATGGCTGGGAGATCTATTTCCGCAACACG aaagaggaaaacggAAAAGTCATGAGCACCCTCCCTCCCACTCAGAAGTCATTTGTCCAGTCGGGGCTCGGACCGGGACAAGAGTACGAAGTCTCCATCAACATCGTCAAGAACAACACCAGAGGACCCCAAACCTCCCAAACAGTCACCACCA AGATCGACAGCCCGCGGCAGGTGGAGGCCAAGGATGTGACGGCCTCCTCGGCTCTGGTCAGCTGGACTCTACCAGTGGCTCCCACCGACAGAGTCACCCTCATTTACATGCCCACCTCCGACCCCTCCCAGGAAAACACTGTGGACATTTCCCCCCCAGACAAGCAGTACAGCGTTGACGGTCTGAAGCCAGACACAGAGTACACGGTGTCGCTCATCTCCAGGACTGGAGACGCCACCAGTGATCCTATCACAACTACTTTCACCACGG agcTGGACGCCCCCATTGGCCTGCAGACTGCGTCGCAGACCGACACCAGCATCACTCTGGAGTGGACCAACACTGAGGCCGACGTCGGCAGCTACCGGGTGAAATACAGCCCCATCTCTGGAGCGACTCACGGCGAGGAAGTGTTCCCTCGAGGACCAGGAGACACCACGCAAGCTACTATCACGG GCCTAAAGCCGGGGACGGAGTATGGCATCGGGGTGACGGCTGTGAAGAATGAGAGGGAGAGTCTTCCCGCCACCACCAACGCAGCCACAG ACCTCGACCCCCCCGTTGATTTTAAGGTCGTCGACTCTACAGAGAACTCCCTCACCCTGAGGTGGCAGAAACCCGACGCCAAAGTCGGCGGATACCGGCTGGAGTACGTCTCCAGAGACGGCCGGACCGAGGAGGTGGAGATCCCGGCCGGCGCCACCAGCTACGTCGTACCAGACCTGACCCCTGGAACGAGCTACACCATGACCCTGACTGCAGAGAGGGGACTCAAGGAGAGCacacctgtctctctgtctgcatcCACAG CAGACAAGCCTACCTCTCCGGACGTGCTAACGCTGACAATTAAAGATCCGCTCCATCCTGACAGTGCTGACGTGAGCTCTGGGAGCTCCGGCACAGAACAACCAGGAGACCTCACGGTCAATGTTACCGCCACCAGCGTAAGCCTGGCCTGGTCCGCGCCCGACGGGGCGTTCGATAGCTTTTTGGTGGAGCTCACTGCTCCGTCAGCAGGAGCACAGCCTCATGTGACCACGGTACCAGGAAGTGTGAGGAGGGCTGAAATAGAGGGTCTGACCCCCTCCACACAATATGATATTACATTACAAGGGCTGGTGGAAGGGAAGAGATCTTTACCTCTCAGAGTTTTTGCTACTACAG AGGCGCTGTGGCCGATTGCGTTGAACCTCAACCTCTCTGACATTACATGGGACGGCTTCACTGCGTCCTGGAGCCCCACGGTTGTTGACTTGGACAGCTTTGTCCTTGAGGTAACAAACTTGGACAATTTGGCAGAGAGGCAGAACCTCACTGTGTCCGGAGACGCTCTGAGCCTGGACATCTCCGGGCTGAACCCTAACACCAGCTACCTGGTTGGCCTGTATGGGATGTATCAGGGCTCCTTCCTTGAACCCGCGTACGTTACGACCACCACAG CGAAGCAGCCAGTGGTTGGCAAACTGTATATCTCAAACTTAACGTCCGAGAGCTTTTCAATCTTCTGGAACGGCACTGACGGACAGTTTGATGGTTTTATCCTGGAGATAATTGACTCCGATTGGCTGATGGAGCCAAAGGAATATAACTTGTCCCGCAATGTAAACTCCCACGACGTCACGGGGCTAAGGCCCAGTACTGATTATGTAGCCTACCTCTATGGGACATACAAGAGATCTCGAACAAGTGCTGTCAGTATTGTTGCTTCAACAG CTGAAGAGCCTGATTTGTCCAAGCTAGTTGTTTCTAACATTACCTCAGACAGATTCTCTCTGTCGTGGCGGACAGGAGAGAAGGCGTTTGATAAGTTTATAGTAGAAGTCAGAGAGTCTGCTTTGCCCTCGCAGGCAATGGGCCGTGCTCTGCCCGGAGTCGTGCGCTCCACAGTAATGGCCGGGCTCAAAGCGGGCACCACTTACGACATTAAGCTGTACGCCAGCAGTGGTGGTGGACAGAATACTCAGCCCCTATTTGCTGTAGCTACAACAG AGGACGTCCCACAGTTGGGGCCCATAGCTGCTTCGTCTGCGAGCCCACATAACCTCAGCTTGTCCTGGAGCACAGTGTCAGGTCATTTTGACGGCTTTGTTGTCCGGGTCAGTGATTCTGAGCAGCAGTCCGATACGCTGGAGTTCAGACTGAACGGTGAAGCCCGTGACTTTACCGTGTCTAACCTGATGGATGCCACAGGCTATGATATTGAACTGTACGGTATTTCTCATGGGCGCCACACTTCCTCTGTGTTAGCCCACGCTGCCACAG CTCCGTTGCCAAAAGTGGAAAATTTGACCATTTCCAACATAACCCCCTACGGCTTCCGCGTGTCGTGGGACgtgaagcagcagaagcaggatcagcagcagcagcagcagcagcagcagcagcatcaggagGAAGACTTAGCCCCCTCTAGTGGCGGCTTCAGCCATTTTCACATAGTGGTGACAGACTCCGGCTGGCTGCTGGAGCCTCAGGAGTTCACGGTGCCTGGAAACGAAAGCCACCTGGACATCTGGGGCCTGATCACCGGCATAGGCTATGAGGTCAGGCTGACCGGGGTGTCAGAGTCAGGGCTTCTCTCTCGGCCTCTGACTACAGTGGCTGTGACAG AGGCCGAGCCGGAAGTGGACCACCTCTTTGTCTCGGACGTCACGCACCAGGGTTTCCGTCTGTCGTGGGCGGCGGACGAAGATCTGTTCGACAGATTTGTCATCAAAATAAGAGACAGCAAAAGATTAGCTCATCCCCGGGAGTACAGCGCCCGCGGGGACGAGCGAACCACGGTCGTAACCGGACTCATGAGTGGCACAGAGTATGAAATTGAGGTTTACGGTGTCGGTCCTGACCAGCGCTCCCAGCCGATTACTGGGGTTGCTCAGACAG GCCTGAGCAATCCAAGAGGACTTCACTTCTCTGAAGTGACTGACTCCTCGGCTATAGTTCACTGGTCCATGCCTCACACTCCAGTGGATAACTACCGCATCACATATGTGCCGTTTGAAGGAG gaaGCCCGATGTCGGTCACCGTGGACGGAGACGTGTCCGAGGTTTTATTGCCCAACATGACGCCCGGGAAGACGTACCAGGTGACGGTTAGCGCCGTTAAAGGCCTGGAGGAGAGCGACCCCAGCACGGACACCGTGACCACAG CTTTGGACAGACCGCAGGGATTGTCCGCAGTCAATGTCACGGACTCTTCAGCCCTGTTGCTATGGCAGCCGTCCGTTGCCACCGTTGATGGCTACGTCATTACGTACAGCGCGGACTCAG TGTCCCCGGTGGAGGAGCGCGTTTCTGGGAACATCGTGGAGTTTGAGATGAGCTCCCTGGTTCCAGCGACTCATTACACGGTTGGAGTTCACGCTGTGAAAGACGCACAGAAGAGCAGCTCCGCTGTCATTGAGTTTGACACAG ATGTGGATCCTCCTCGGGAGCTGACGGCCACAAACGTCCAGACGGACGCGGCGACGCTGACGTGGCGGCCGCCTCAAGCCGCCGCCACCGGCTACAAACTCACCTTCTCCTCCGACAGCGACGGCAGCTTCAGG GAGGTGGTGCTGAGCCCGACGGCGTCCTCCTACAGCATGACCCGGCTCACCGGCTCCACCCAGTACAAAGTGAGGCTGCAGGCCATCGCTGGAAACCAGAGGAGTCGCTACGTCTCCACGGCCTTCACCACCA TCGGGCAGCTGTACGGACGCCCCCGGGACTGCGCTCAGGTTTTACTGAACGGAGAGACGACCTCCGGGCTGCACACCGTCTACATAGCGGGCGAGGAGAACCAGGCCGTCCAGGTTTTCTGCGACATGACCACAGACGGCGGAGGATGGATG GTTTTCCTCCGGCGCCAGAACGGAAAGCTGGAATTCTACAGGAACTGGAAGAACTACACAGCTGGCTTCGGGAACATGAACGATGAGTTCTGGCTGG GCCTCTCCAACCTCCATAAAATCACATCTTCGGGACATTACGAGCTGCGAGTGGACTTGAGGGACAGGGGGGAGTCGGCCTACGCTCAGTACGACAGGTTCACGGTTGCAGAGCCGAGAACACGCTATAAAGTCTCCATAGGAGCGTTCAGCGGAACAGCAG GTGACTCCATGACCTACCACCAGGGTCGACCCTTCTCCACCTACGACAACGACAACGACATCGCCGTCACCAACTGCGCCTTCTCCTACAAAGGAGCCTTCTGGTATAAAAACTGTCATCGCGTGAACCTGATGGGGAAATATGGAGACAACAGTCACAGTAAG GGGATCAACTGGTTCCACTGGAAGGGCCACGAGCACTCGATTGAATTTGCAGAGATGAAGATTAGGCCGGTGAACTTCAGGAACTTTGAGAGTCGAAGAAAGCGGTCATAG